One Capricornis sumatraensis isolate serow.1 chromosome 8, serow.2, whole genome shotgun sequence genomic region harbors:
- the RANGRF gene encoding ran guanine nucleotide release factor isoform X1 produces the protein MEPTRDYPLFGGAFSATLPPGAIDVSDLRPVPDNQEVFCHRVTDQSLIVELLELQAHVQGEEAARYHFEDVGGVQEARAVQVETVQPLVLENLALRGCCQEAWILSGQQQVAKENQQVAKYVTLHQALLRLPQYQTDLLLTFNQPPPENRSSLGPENLSIPPWSLGDFEQLVTSLTLHDPNIFGPQ, from the exons ATGGAGCCCACGCGAGACTACCCACTGTTCGGGGGCGCCTTCTCCGCCACTCTCCCTCCGGGGGCCATTGACGTAAG CGACCTCCGACCGGTCCCGGACAATCAAGAAGTTTTCTGCCATCGCGTGACAGACCAGAGCCTGATAGTCGAACTTCTAGAGCTGCAGGCCCACGTGCAGGGCGAGGAGGCTGCCCG GTACCACTTTGAAGATGTTGGCGGGGTGCAAGAGGCTAGGGCTGTGCAAGTGGAGACTGTGCAGCCCCTCGTTTTGGAGAACCTGGCCCTGAGGGGCTGCTGTCAAGAAGCCTGGATCCTCTCTGGCCAACAGCAGGTAGCTAAAGAAAATCAGCAG GTAGCCAAGTATGTGACACTGCATCAGGCTTTGCTGCGGCTGCCCCAGTACCAGACTGATCTCCTGCTCACCTTCAATCAGCCCCC CCCTGAGAATAGGTCATCTCTTGGCCCGGAAAATCTGTCAATTCCTCCCTGGAGCCTGGGCGACTTTGAACAGCTTGTGACCAGTCTGACCCTTCACGATCCCAACATCTTTGGTCCCCAGTAA
- the SLC25A35 gene encoding solute carrier family 25 member 35 isoform X1, translating into MDFLMSGLAACGACLFTNPLEVVKTRMQLQGELRAPGTYQRHYRNVFHAFITIGKVDGLAALQKGLAPALLYQFLMNGIRLGTYGLVEAGGYLHTAEGTLSPVRSAAAGALAGVMGAYLGSPIYMVKTHLQAQAATEIAVGHQYNHQGMFQALTKIGQKHGLVGLWRGALGGLPRVIVGSSTQLCTFSSTKDLMTQWEIFPPQSWKVALAAAMVSGIAVVLAMTPFDVVSTRLYNQPTDAQGKGLMYRGLLDALLQTARTEGIFGMYKGIANQHSLDSSDSIFYYRETSDQMAFHHPRGTTNTTPHLISQD; encoded by the exons ATGGACTTCTTGATGAGTGGCCTGGCAGCCTGCGGGGCCTGTTTGTTCACCAATCCCCTGGAGGTGGTGAAGACCAGGATGCAGCTGCAGGGAGAACTGCGGGCCCCCGGCACCTACCAACGGCACTACCGAAACGTCTTCCATGCCTTCATCACCATCGGCAAGGTGGACGGCCTGGCGGCTCTGCAGAAGggcctggcccctgccctctTATACCAGTTTCTGATGAACGGAATCCGGCTGGGCACCTACGGGCTGGTGGAAGCTGGGGGTTACCTGCATACAGCTGAAGGCACACTCAGCCCTGTTCGCAGCGCCGCAGCTGGGGCCTTGGCTGGGGTCATGGGAGCCTACTTGGGGAGCCCCATTTACATG GTGAAGACACACCTCCAAGCACAGGCAGCCACAGAAATCGCTGTGGGGCACCAGTATAATCATCAG GGCATGTTTCAGGCACTAACCAAGATTGGCCAGAAACATGGTCTGGTGGGGTTGTGGCGTGGGGCCCTGGGCGGCCTGCCCCGAGTTATCGTCGGTTCCTCCACCCAGCTGTGCACCTTCTCCTCCACCAAGGACCTCATGACCCAGTGGGAG ATATTTCCACCCCAGAGCTGGAAGGTGGCTCTGGCGGCCGCCATGGTGAGTGGCATCGCGGTGGTCCTGGCCATGACACCCTTTGACGTGGTCAGCACCAGGCTGTACAACCAGCCCACAGATGCTCAGGGCAAG GGCCTCATGTACCGGGGGTTACTGGATGCTCTGCTGCAGACGGCTCGGACAGAGGGCATTTTTGGCATGTACAAGGGAATAG CAAATCAGCACTCCTTGGACTCTTCCGACTCCATTTTTTATTATCGGGAGACTTCTGACCAGATGGCCTTTCATCATCCGAGGGGGACCACCAACACCACTCCCCATTTGATTTCTCAGGATTGA
- the RANGRF gene encoding ran guanine nucleotide release factor isoform X2 yields the protein MEPTRDYPLFGGAFSATLPPGAIDVSDLRPVPDNQEVFCHRVTDQSLIVELLELQAHVQGEEAARYHFEDVGGVQEARAVQVETVQPLVLENLALRGCCQEAWILSGQQQVAKYVTLHQALLRLPQYQTDLLLTFNQPPPENRSSLGPENLSIPPWSLGDFEQLVTSLTLHDPNIFGPQ from the exons ATGGAGCCCACGCGAGACTACCCACTGTTCGGGGGCGCCTTCTCCGCCACTCTCCCTCCGGGGGCCATTGACGTAAG CGACCTCCGACCGGTCCCGGACAATCAAGAAGTTTTCTGCCATCGCGTGACAGACCAGAGCCTGATAGTCGAACTTCTAGAGCTGCAGGCCCACGTGCAGGGCGAGGAGGCTGCCCG GTACCACTTTGAAGATGTTGGCGGGGTGCAAGAGGCTAGGGCTGTGCAAGTGGAGACTGTGCAGCCCCTCGTTTTGGAGAACCTGGCCCTGAGGGGCTGCTGTCAAGAAGCCTGGATCCTCTCTGGCCAACAGCAG GTAGCCAAGTATGTGACACTGCATCAGGCTTTGCTGCGGCTGCCCCAGTACCAGACTGATCTCCTGCTCACCTTCAATCAGCCCCC CCCTGAGAATAGGTCATCTCTTGGCCCGGAAAATCTGTCAATTCCTCCCTGGAGCCTGGGCGACTTTGAACAGCTTGTGACCAGTCTGACCCTTCACGATCCCAACATCTTTGGTCCCCAGTAA
- the SLC25A35 gene encoding solute carrier family 25 member 35 isoform X2, translating into MDFLMSGLAACGACLFTNPLEVVKTRMQLQGELRAPGTYQRHYRNVFHAFITIGKVDGLAALQKGLAPALLYQFLMNGIRLGTYGLVEAGGYLHTAEGTLSPVRSAAAGALAGVMGAYLGSPIYMVKTHLQAQAATEIAVGHQYNHQGMFQALTKIGQKHGLVGLWRGALGGLPRVIVGSSTQLCTFSSTKDLMTQWEIFPPQSWKVALAAAMVSGIAVVLAMTPFDVVSTRLYNQPTDAQGKGLMYRGLLDALLQTARTEGIFGMYKGIGASYFRLGPHTILSLFFWDQLRMVYYTYTK; encoded by the exons ATGGACTTCTTGATGAGTGGCCTGGCAGCCTGCGGGGCCTGTTTGTTCACCAATCCCCTGGAGGTGGTGAAGACCAGGATGCAGCTGCAGGGAGAACTGCGGGCCCCCGGCACCTACCAACGGCACTACCGAAACGTCTTCCATGCCTTCATCACCATCGGCAAGGTGGACGGCCTGGCGGCTCTGCAGAAGggcctggcccctgccctctTATACCAGTTTCTGATGAACGGAATCCGGCTGGGCACCTACGGGCTGGTGGAAGCTGGGGGTTACCTGCATACAGCTGAAGGCACACTCAGCCCTGTTCGCAGCGCCGCAGCTGGGGCCTTGGCTGGGGTCATGGGAGCCTACTTGGGGAGCCCCATTTACATG GTGAAGACACACCTCCAAGCACAGGCAGCCACAGAAATCGCTGTGGGGCACCAGTATAATCATCAG GGCATGTTTCAGGCACTAACCAAGATTGGCCAGAAACATGGTCTGGTGGGGTTGTGGCGTGGGGCCCTGGGCGGCCTGCCCCGAGTTATCGTCGGTTCCTCCACCCAGCTGTGCACCTTCTCCTCCACCAAGGACCTCATGACCCAGTGGGAG ATATTTCCACCCCAGAGCTGGAAGGTGGCTCTGGCGGCCGCCATGGTGAGTGGCATCGCGGTGGTCCTGGCCATGACACCCTTTGACGTGGTCAGCACCAGGCTGTACAACCAGCCCACAGATGCTCAGGGCAAG GGCCTCATGTACCGGGGGTTACTGGATGCTCTGCTGCAGACGGCTCGGACAGAGGGCATTTTTGGCATGTACAAGGGAATAGGTGCCTCCTACTTCCGCCTAGGCCCCCACACCatcctttccctcttcttctgggaccagCTGCGCATGGTCTACTACACGTACACCAAGTAA
- the SLC25A35 gene encoding solute carrier family 25 member 35 isoform X3: MDFLMSGLAACGACLFTNPLEVVKTRMQLQGELRAPGTYQRHYRNVFHAFITIGKVDGLAALQKGLAPALLYQFLMNGIRLGTYGLVEAGGYLHTAEGTLSPVRSAAAGALAGVMGAYLGSPIYMGMFQALTKIGQKHGLVGLWRGALGGLPRVIVGSSTQLCTFSSTKDLMTQWEIFPPQSWKVALAAAMVSGIAVVLAMTPFDVVSTRLYNQPTDAQGKGLMYRGLLDALLQTARTEGIFGMYKGIGASYFRLGPHTILSLFFWDQLRMVYYTYTK; the protein is encoded by the exons ATGGACTTCTTGATGAGTGGCCTGGCAGCCTGCGGGGCCTGTTTGTTCACCAATCCCCTGGAGGTGGTGAAGACCAGGATGCAGCTGCAGGGAGAACTGCGGGCCCCCGGCACCTACCAACGGCACTACCGAAACGTCTTCCATGCCTTCATCACCATCGGCAAGGTGGACGGCCTGGCGGCTCTGCAGAAGggcctggcccctgccctctTATACCAGTTTCTGATGAACGGAATCCGGCTGGGCACCTACGGGCTGGTGGAAGCTGGGGGTTACCTGCATACAGCTGAAGGCACACTCAGCCCTGTTCGCAGCGCCGCAGCTGGGGCCTTGGCTGGGGTCATGGGAGCCTACTTGGGGAGCCCCATTTACATG GGCATGTTTCAGGCACTAACCAAGATTGGCCAGAAACATGGTCTGGTGGGGTTGTGGCGTGGGGCCCTGGGCGGCCTGCCCCGAGTTATCGTCGGTTCCTCCACCCAGCTGTGCACCTTCTCCTCCACCAAGGACCTCATGACCCAGTGGGAG ATATTTCCACCCCAGAGCTGGAAGGTGGCTCTGGCGGCCGCCATGGTGAGTGGCATCGCGGTGGTCCTGGCCATGACACCCTTTGACGTGGTCAGCACCAGGCTGTACAACCAGCCCACAGATGCTCAGGGCAAG GGCCTCATGTACCGGGGGTTACTGGATGCTCTGCTGCAGACGGCTCGGACAGAGGGCATTTTTGGCATGTACAAGGGAATAGGTGCCTCCTACTTCCGCCTAGGCCCCCACACCatcctttccctcttcttctgggaccagCTGCGCATGGTCTACTACACGTACACCAAGTAA